The proteins below are encoded in one region of Enhydrobacter sp.:
- a CDS encoding alpha/beta hydrolase, with protein sequence MPARRRRSEAPSRPWALCLLFALGVLGGVVLWAWRPDLPREVLIQRYANAQSRFVDVGGVRAHVRDEGRPDGMPLVMIHGSLGSLQVWEGWVRELDTKLRLISVDLPGHGLTGPWPRGEYTVEAYADFVEVLADALHLDRFAIAGQSMGGAVAWTFAATRPERVTHLILVDSAGFRDGGDRTLSTSLAHLGVLSDIGIYFKPRSMVRRALLDTYADPAMVTPARLQRYSDLQRFPGNRPATLQRLRTQEPLDPTMLRHLAVPTLIIWGARDRQLPVNEAYRFQSAIKGAKLAIFSRLGHAPMEEDPKATAAAVAAFLPTEPPPPPARSVAPEPPSADQPVAPSIVPEKD encoded by the coding sequence TGCTCGGCGGTGTGGTGCTGTGGGCCTGGCGGCCGGATCTGCCGAGGGAAGTCCTGATCCAGCGCTATGCCAATGCCCAGTCGAGATTCGTCGATGTCGGCGGCGTGCGCGCCCACGTGCGCGACGAGGGCAGGCCCGACGGCATGCCGCTCGTCATGATCCACGGCTCGCTGGGCTCGCTCCAGGTGTGGGAGGGCTGGGTTCGGGAACTCGACACGAAGCTGCGGCTGATCTCGGTCGACCTGCCGGGCCATGGCCTGACCGGCCCGTGGCCGCGCGGCGAGTACACGGTCGAGGCCTATGCCGACTTCGTCGAGGTGCTGGCCGACGCGCTGCACCTCGACCGCTTCGCCATCGCCGGCCAGTCGATGGGCGGGGCAGTGGCCTGGACCTTCGCGGCGACGCGGCCGGAGCGCGTGACGCACTTGATCCTGGTCGACTCCGCGGGCTTCCGGGACGGTGGCGACAGGACGCTGTCGACCAGCCTCGCCCATCTCGGCGTGCTGAGCGACATCGGCATCTATTTCAAGCCGCGGTCGATGGTGCGGCGCGCCTTGCTCGACACCTATGCCGATCCCGCCATGGTGACGCCGGCGCGATTGCAGCGTTACAGCGACCTGCAGCGCTTTCCCGGCAACCGTCCGGCGACGCTCCAGCGCCTGCGCACGCAGGAGCCGCTCGATCCCACGATGCTCAGGCACCTCGCCGTGCCGACCCTGATCATCTGGGGCGCCAGGGACCGGCAGCTACCGGTCAACGAGGCCTATCGTTTCCAAAGCGCCATCAAGGGCGCCAAGCTCGCGATCTTCTCGCGTCTCGGCCACGCCCCGATGGAGGAGGATCCCAAGGCGACCGCCGCCGCCGTTGCGGCCTTCCTGCCCACGGAGCCGCCGCCGCCTCCGGCCCGTTCCGTCGCACCCGAGCCGCCGAGCGCCGATCAGCCTGTGGCCCCGTCGATCGTGCCCGAGAAGGATTGA